In Anticarsia gemmatalis isolate Benzon Research Colony breed Stoneville strain chromosome 4, ilAntGemm2 primary, whole genome shotgun sequence, one DNA window encodes the following:
- the mys gene encoding position-specific antigen beta subunit myospheroid isoform X1 has translation MYIERTMLRLCVWVGLLAICCGERVEQLLAQNPCSSKTTCSDCIRTASCAWCFASDFNGPRCFNPAMERGGTAGCDEKYIFNPDNQRSIDPKYNLELSRARSQMGMVSGSSSYEQTMTSHGSSFSGSSASGSGMAAGAAGSSMVQMKPQRVKLNMRMNQMQRLTFAYSRAQDYPVDLYYLMDLSRSMKNDKEKLSTLGSLLSATMRNMTSNFRIGFGSFVDKLVMPYVSTVPKNLKSPCDGCAAPYGYQNQMSLSVDTEYFDEAVRGADVSGNLDAPEGGFDAIMQAVVCKQQIGWRDQARRLLVFSTDAGFHYAGDGKLGGIVQPNDGECHMFNNTYTHSTLQDYPSISQINHKVKKHAINVIFAVTAEQISVYEQLSKHIEGSSTGVLSNDSGNIVDLVRDQYNKITSTVEMKDSSSDAVQIVYYSSCLTGKEPVQTNKCEGLKVGDVVEFTAEITLKECPKDRSKWRQTFDISPVGISDSLAVELEMICDCPCEQPGHHAYNDSPLVCSGEGVSACGVCVCPPGRFGKNCECSAHGGVSAEQERGCRPTNASSGPVCSNRGTCICGVCECNKMDDPLKVISGPFCECDNFTCDMNKGLLCSGPDHGECVCGKCSCTPEYTGPACQCLKDQAPCRSPDNKEICSGNGKCVCGQCVCNVEDDRHYSGKYCDKCPTCPGRCGEYKDCVLCEVHKRGELYNPDTDTCHSNCTLFPIIEEGKIEANESRNEHLCSFYDDEDCLYVYVYSYTENQQLVIRAQKERECPKKVPILGIVLGVIAAIVLVGLALLMLWKMATTIHDRREFARFEKERMMAKWDTGENPIYKQATSTFKNPTYAGK, from the exons ATGTACATAGAGCGAACGATGTTACGACTATGTGTGTGGGTGGGCTTGTTGGCCATATGTTGTGGCGAGCGTGTGGAACAGTTGCTGGCGCAGAACCCATGCTCCAGCAAGACTACTTGCAGTGACTGTATACGCACCGCCAGCTGTGCGTGGTGCTTCGCCTCTGATTTCAATGGACCACGATGCTTTAACCCAGCCATGGAGAGAGGGGGCACGGCAGGGTGCGATGAAAAATACATCTTTAACCCTGACAACCAGCGCTCTATCGACCCCAAATACAATTTGGAGCTGAGTAGAG CGAGATCTCAAATGGGCATGGTGTCCGGTTCATCATCGTACGAACAAACGATGACGTCGCATGGAAGCAGTTTCTCAGGGTCGAGCGCGTCTGGGTCAGGCATGGCAGCCGGAGCCGCGGGCAGCAGCATGGTGCAGATGAAACCTCAGAGAGTCAAACTTAACATGAGAATGA ATCAAATGCAGAGACTAACATTTGCGTACTCCCGCGCCCAGGATTATCCCGTCGACTTGTACTATCTTATGGACTTGAGTAGATCTATGAAGAACGACAAAGAGAAACTCAGTACTTTGGGCAGTCTTCTATCAGCGACGATGAGGAACATGACGTCTAACTTCCGTATCGGTTTCGGTTCATTTGTGGACAAACTGGTCATGCCTTACGTGTCTACTGTACCTAAGAA tttaaAATCTCCCTGTGATGGCTGTGCCGCTCCCTACGGATACCAGAATCAGATGTCTCTCAGCGTAGATACGGAATATTTCGAT GAAGCAGTACGCGGGGCCGACGTGTCAGGTAACTTGGACGCGCCGGAGGGAGGCTTCGACGCGATCATGCAGGCCGTGGTGTGCAAGCAGCAGATCGGCTGGAGAGACCAGGCACGAAGACTGCTGGTCTTCTCCACTGATGCTGGCTTCCATTACGCTGGAGACGGCAAG CTCGGAGGTATCGTGCAGCCCAATGACGGTGAATGTCACATGTTCAACAACACGTACACACACTCGACCCTGCAGGATTACCCcagtatttcacaaattaacCATAAG GTGAAGAAGCATGCAATCAACGTGATATTCGCGGTAACGGCGGAACAGATCAGCGTGTACGAGCAACTGAGCAAGCACATCGAGGGCTCGAGCACGGGCGTGCTTAGCAACGACTCCGGTAACATCGTCGACCTTGTGCGAGACCAGTATAAc aaaattaCGTCAACGGTCGAGATGAAGGATTCATCGAGTGACGCTGTACAaatagtgtattactcatcttgTCTCACTGGCAAGGAGCCGGTGCAGACCAACAAGTGCGAGGGACTcaag GTCGGTGACGTAGTAGAGTTCACGGCAGAGATCACCTTGAAGGAGTGTCCCAAGGACCGCAGCAAGTGGAGGCAGACCTTCGACATCTCACCCGTCGGTATCTCGGACAGCCTCGCCGTCGAGCTGGAGATGATCTGCGACTGTCCTTGCGAACAACCTGGACACCAT GCCTACAACGACAGTCCGCTAGTGTGCAGCGGTGAGGGTGTATCAGCATGCGGCGTGTGCGTGTGCCCGCCGGGCCGCTTCGGCAAGAACTGCGAGTGCTCGGCGCACGGCGGCGTGTCGGCGGAGCAGGAGCGCGGCTGCCGCCCCACCAACGCCAGCTCGGGGCCCGTGTGCTCCAACCGCGGCACCTGCATCTGCGGCGTGTGCGAGTGCAACAAGATGGACGACCCGCTCAAG GTGATCTCCGGTCCGTTCTGCGAGTGCGACAACTTCACGTGCGACATGAACAAGGGGCTGCTGTGTTCGGGACCTGACCACGGCGAGTGCGTGTGCGGCAAGTGCAGTTGTACTCCTGAATACACCGGACCCGCTTGTCAGTGTCTCAAGGATCAAGCACCGTGCCGCTCGCCTG ACAACAAAGAGATCTGCAGTGGTAACGGCAAGTGCGTGTGCGGCCAGTGTGTATGCAACGTAGAGGACGACAGACATTACTCTGGAAAGTACTGCGATAAGTGCCCT aCCTGCCCCGGACGGTGCGGCGAGTACAAAGACTGTGTGCTGTGCGAGGTGCACAAGCGCGGCGAGCTGTACAACCCAGACACCGACACCTGCCACTCCAACTGCACGCTCTTCCCCATCATAGAAGAAGGCAAAATTGAAG CCAACGAATCTCGAAACGAGCATCTGTGCAGTTTCTACGACGATGAAGACTGTCTATACGTATACGTGTACTCATACACGGAGAACCAACAACTAGTCATCAGAGCGCAGAAGGAACGAGAATGTCCTAAAAAG GTGCCAATCCTGGGTATAGTGCTTGGTGTGATTGCGGCGATCGTGTTGGTCGGCTTGGCGCTCCTCATGTTGTGGAAGATGGCGACCACCATCCACGATCGCAGGGAGTTCGCGCGCTTCGAGAAGGAACGCATGATGGCCAAGTGGGACACG GGCGAGAACCCCATTTACAAGCAAGCGACGTCGACCTTCAAAAACCCTACATATGCTGGAAAATAA
- the mys gene encoding position-specific antigen beta subunit myospheroid isoform X2: MYIERTMLRLCVWVGLLAICCGERVEQLLAQNPCSSKTTCSDCIRTASCAWCFASDFNGPRCFNPAMERGGTAGCDEKYIFNPDNQRSIDPKYNLELSRARSQMGMVSGSSSYEQTMTSHGSSFSGSSASGSGMAAGAAGSSMVQMKPQRVKLNMRMNQMQRLTFAYSRAQDYPVDLYYLMDLSRSMKNDKEKLSTLGSLLSATMRNMTSNFRIGFGSFVDKLVMPYVSTVPKNLKSPCDGCAAPYGYQNQMSLSVDTEYFDEAVRGADVSGNLDAPEGGFDAIMQAVVCKQQIGWRDQARRLLVFSTDAGFHYAGDGKLGGIVQPNDGECHMFNNTYTHSTLQDYPSISQINHKVKKHAINVIFAVTAEQISVYEQLSKHIEGSSTGVLSNDSGNIVDLVRDQYNKITSTVEMKDSSSDAVQIVYYSSCLTGKEPVQTNKCEGLKVGDVVEFTAEITLKECPKDRSKWRQTFDISPVGISDSLAVELEMICDCPCEQPGHHAYNDSPLVCSGEGVSACGVCVCPPGRFGKNCECSAHGGVSAEQERGCRPTNASSGPVCSNRGTCICGVCECNKMDDPLKVISGPFCECDNFTCDMNKGLLCSGPDHGECVCGKCSCTPEYTGPACQCLKDQAPCRSPDNKEICSGNGKCVCGQCVCNVEDDRHYSGKYCDKCPTCPGRCGEYKDCVLCEVHKRGELYNPDTDTCHSNCTLFPIIEEGKIEANESRNEHLCSFYDDEDCLYVYVYSYTENQQLVIRAQKERECPKKDLQDRQRAFDTPSGADVRKPQKPLTFRQVASVITTENEKFTRS; this comes from the exons ATGTACATAGAGCGAACGATGTTACGACTATGTGTGTGGGTGGGCTTGTTGGCCATATGTTGTGGCGAGCGTGTGGAACAGTTGCTGGCGCAGAACCCATGCTCCAGCAAGACTACTTGCAGTGACTGTATACGCACCGCCAGCTGTGCGTGGTGCTTCGCCTCTGATTTCAATGGACCACGATGCTTTAACCCAGCCATGGAGAGAGGGGGCACGGCAGGGTGCGATGAAAAATACATCTTTAACCCTGACAACCAGCGCTCTATCGACCCCAAATACAATTTGGAGCTGAGTAGAG CGAGATCTCAAATGGGCATGGTGTCCGGTTCATCATCGTACGAACAAACGATGACGTCGCATGGAAGCAGTTTCTCAGGGTCGAGCGCGTCTGGGTCAGGCATGGCAGCCGGAGCCGCGGGCAGCAGCATGGTGCAGATGAAACCTCAGAGAGTCAAACTTAACATGAGAATGA ATCAAATGCAGAGACTAACATTTGCGTACTCCCGCGCCCAGGATTATCCCGTCGACTTGTACTATCTTATGGACTTGAGTAGATCTATGAAGAACGACAAAGAGAAACTCAGTACTTTGGGCAGTCTTCTATCAGCGACGATGAGGAACATGACGTCTAACTTCCGTATCGGTTTCGGTTCATTTGTGGACAAACTGGTCATGCCTTACGTGTCTACTGTACCTAAGAA tttaaAATCTCCCTGTGATGGCTGTGCCGCTCCCTACGGATACCAGAATCAGATGTCTCTCAGCGTAGATACGGAATATTTCGAT GAAGCAGTACGCGGGGCCGACGTGTCAGGTAACTTGGACGCGCCGGAGGGAGGCTTCGACGCGATCATGCAGGCCGTGGTGTGCAAGCAGCAGATCGGCTGGAGAGACCAGGCACGAAGACTGCTGGTCTTCTCCACTGATGCTGGCTTCCATTACGCTGGAGACGGCAAG CTCGGAGGTATCGTGCAGCCCAATGACGGTGAATGTCACATGTTCAACAACACGTACACACACTCGACCCTGCAGGATTACCCcagtatttcacaaattaacCATAAG GTGAAGAAGCATGCAATCAACGTGATATTCGCGGTAACGGCGGAACAGATCAGCGTGTACGAGCAACTGAGCAAGCACATCGAGGGCTCGAGCACGGGCGTGCTTAGCAACGACTCCGGTAACATCGTCGACCTTGTGCGAGACCAGTATAAc aaaattaCGTCAACGGTCGAGATGAAGGATTCATCGAGTGACGCTGTACAaatagtgtattactcatcttgTCTCACTGGCAAGGAGCCGGTGCAGACCAACAAGTGCGAGGGACTcaag GTCGGTGACGTAGTAGAGTTCACGGCAGAGATCACCTTGAAGGAGTGTCCCAAGGACCGCAGCAAGTGGAGGCAGACCTTCGACATCTCACCCGTCGGTATCTCGGACAGCCTCGCCGTCGAGCTGGAGATGATCTGCGACTGTCCTTGCGAACAACCTGGACACCAT GCCTACAACGACAGTCCGCTAGTGTGCAGCGGTGAGGGTGTATCAGCATGCGGCGTGTGCGTGTGCCCGCCGGGCCGCTTCGGCAAGAACTGCGAGTGCTCGGCGCACGGCGGCGTGTCGGCGGAGCAGGAGCGCGGCTGCCGCCCCACCAACGCCAGCTCGGGGCCCGTGTGCTCCAACCGCGGCACCTGCATCTGCGGCGTGTGCGAGTGCAACAAGATGGACGACCCGCTCAAG GTGATCTCCGGTCCGTTCTGCGAGTGCGACAACTTCACGTGCGACATGAACAAGGGGCTGCTGTGTTCGGGACCTGACCACGGCGAGTGCGTGTGCGGCAAGTGCAGTTGTACTCCTGAATACACCGGACCCGCTTGTCAGTGTCTCAAGGATCAAGCACCGTGCCGCTCGCCTG ACAACAAAGAGATCTGCAGTGGTAACGGCAAGTGCGTGTGCGGCCAGTGTGTATGCAACGTAGAGGACGACAGACATTACTCTGGAAAGTACTGCGATAAGTGCCCT aCCTGCCCCGGACGGTGCGGCGAGTACAAAGACTGTGTGCTGTGCGAGGTGCACAAGCGCGGCGAGCTGTACAACCCAGACACCGACACCTGCCACTCCAACTGCACGCTCTTCCCCATCATAGAAGAAGGCAAAATTGAAG CCAACGAATCTCGAAACGAGCATCTGTGCAGTTTCTACGACGATGAAGACTGTCTATACGTATACGTGTACTCATACACGGAGAACCAACAACTAGTCATCAGAGCGCAGAAGGAACGAGAATGTCCTAAAAAG GATTTACAGGATCGGCAACGTGCATTTGATACTCCTAGTGGTGCAGACGTCCGTAAACCTCAGAAACCACTCACCTTTAGGCAGGTCGCCAGCGTCATTACCACCGAAAATGAAAAATTTACGCGTTCATAG
- the Khc gene encoding kinesin heavy chain codes for MAADREIAAEDSIRVVCRFRPLNDSEEKAGSKFIVKFPSGPDDNCISIGGKVYLFDKVFKPNATQEKVYNEAAKSIVSDVLAGYNGTIFAYGQTSSGKTHTMEGVIGDPGKQGIIPRIVNDIFNHIYAMEENLEFHIKVSYFEIYMDKIRDLLDVSKVNLSVHEDKNRVPFVKGATERFVSSPEEVFEVIEEGKSNRHIAVTNMNEHSSRSHSVFLINVKQENLENQKKLSGKLYLVDLAGSEKVSKTGAEGTVLDEAKNINKSLSALGNVISALADGNKSHIPYRDSKLTRILQESLGGNARTTIVICCSPASFNESETKSTLDFGKRAKTVKNVVCVNEELTAEEWKRRYEREKEKGARLKGKVEKLEAELNRWRSGETVRIEEQVNLQEIEAVTPVTSFIEEKPPVAPVPVAVSSAVEDAAMQGKLEALYQQLDDKDEEINQHSQLVEKLKEQMMEQEELIACTRRDYEALQGDMNRIQQENEAAKEEVKEVLQALEELAVNYDQKSQEVDSKSRECDQMSEELQTKQSALASATSELQQLRDLSAHQRKRIAELLTNLLRDLAEIGAAVGGSELDFKLNVDTVGKLEEEFTVARLHISKMKSEVKNIVQRCHSLESANIDANQKISEYERSLGECRLLISQHEARCASLAESMREAENKKRQLEEAADALREECARLQAAERVQLAAAEQRADSQVRSALEAQLEQLRTAHATQLAALRDELAALQRHHQELKDTYQELTLARQQLQDDYEKLKREEADKSAKLKELIQSVERREQARADLKGLEDTVAKELQTLHNLRKLFVQDLQARIKKSNNSEEGAEEEGGSLAQKQKISFLENNLEQLTKVHKQLVRDNADLRCEVPKLEKRLRATMERVKALETALKEAKDGAMRDRKRYQFEVDRIKEAVRAKNLARRGPQAQIAKPIRAGGGHLVGGGAPGVVRPAPAQDIKRKSIIVGARDES; via the exons atggcAGCTGATCGCGAGATTGCTGCTGAAGACAGCATCAGAGTGGTTTGCCGATTTCGGCCACTGAATGACTCTGAAGAAAAAGCTGGATCTAAATTTATTGTGAAATTCCCGTCAGGACCCGATGACAATTGCATTTCTATAGGG GGCAAAGTATACTTGTTTGACAAAGTATTTAAACCGAATGCAACCCAAGAGAAGGTCTACAATGAAGCTGCCAAGAGTATTGTGTCAGACGTACTGGCTGGTTATAACGGCACTATTTTCGCATATGGACAGACCAGTTCAGGAAAAACACATACCATGGAAGGTGTCATAG GTGATCCAGGGAAACAGGGTATTATTCCACGGATAGTTAATGATATATTCAATCACATTTATGCCATGGAAGAAAATCTGGAATTTCACATTAAAGTGTCATACTTTGAAATTTACATGGACAAGATCAGGGACTTGTTAGATG tttcaaAAGTGAACCTCAGTGTTCATGAAGACAAAAACAGAGTTCCATTCGTCAAAGGTGCTACTGAACGATTTGTGTCAAGTCCTGAGGAAGTGTTTGAAGTTATTGAGGAGGGAAAGTCAAACAGACACATTGCAGTCACAA ACATGAATGAACATTCATCAAGATCTCATTCAGTCTTCCTCATTAATGTTAAACAAGAGAACCTCGAAAACCAAAAGAAACTTTCAGGAAAGCTATATCTGGTTGACTTGGCTGGTTCTGAGAAG GTATCTAAAACTGGTGCTGAAGGTACTGTCCTTGACGAGGcgaaaaatatcaacaaatcaTTATCAGCTTTGGGTAATGTTATTTCGGCTTTGGCCGACGGTAACAAGTCACACATTCCGTACCGAGACTCCAAACTGACTCGTATCTTACAAGAGTCGCTCGGAGGTAACGCTAGGACCACCATCGTCATCTGCTGCTCCCCGGCCTCCTTCAACGAAAGTGAGACCAAGAGTACTCTCGACTTCGGTAAAAG AGCCAAGACTGTCAAGAATGTTGTTTGCGTCAACGAGGAGCTCACTGCTGAGGAATGGAAGCGTCGTTATGAGAGAGAAAAGGAGAAGGGAGCTAGGCTGAAGGGCAAG GTTGAGAAACTGGAAGCGGAGTTGAATCGCTGGCGTTCCGGCGAGACCGTGCGCATTGAGGAACAAGTCAACTTGCAAGAAATCGAAGCTGTTACTCCCGTTACCTCGTTCATTGAAGAGAAACCTCCAGTGGCC CCTGTGCCGGTGGCCGTGTCGAGCGCTGTGGAAGATGCCGCCATGCAGGGCAAGCTGGAGGCGCTGTACCAACAGCTGGATGACAAGGACGAGGAGATCAACCAGCACTCGCAGCTGGTCGAGAAACTCAAGGAACAGATGATGGAGCAGGAGGAACTCATCGCTTGCACAAG GCGCGACTACGAGGCCCTGCAAGGTGACATGAACCGCATCCAGCAGGAGAACGAAGCCGCTAAGGAGGAAGTCAAGGAAGTACTCCAGGCCCTCGAGGAGCTCGCCGTCAACTACGACCAGAAGTCGCAGGAGGTTGACAGCAAGAGCCGCGAGTGCGACCAGATGTCCGAGGAACTCCAGACCAAGCAG agCGCTCTGGCCAGCGCCACGTCCGAACTCCAGCAACTGCGCGACCTGTCCGCCCACCAGCGCAAGCGTATCGCGGAGTTGCTCACCAACCTGCTGCGGGATCTCGCCGAGATCGGGGCCGCCGTCGGGGGCTCCGAGCTCGACTTCAAGCTCAACGTGGACACGGTCGGCAAGCTCGAGGAGGAGTTCACCGTCGCGCGTCTGCACATCAGCAAGATGAAGAGCGAGGTCAAGAACATCGTGCAGCGCTGCCACTCCCTCGAGTCGGCCAACATCGACGCCAACCAGAAG ATCTCGGAGTACGAGCGCTCGCTGGGCGAGTGCCGGCTGCTGATCTCGCAGCACGAGGCGCGCTGCGCGTCGCTGGCCGAGTCCATGCGCGAGGCGGAGAACAAGAAGCGCCAGCTGGAGGAGGCGGCCGACGCGCTGCGCGAGGAGTGCGCGCGCCTGCAGGCGGCCGAGCGCGTGCAGCTGGCGGCGGCCGAGCAGCGCGCCGACTCGCAGGTGCGCAGCGCGCTCGAGGCGCAGCTCGAGCAGCTGCGCACGGCGCACGCCACGCAGCTGGCCGCGCTGCGCGACGAGCTGGCCGCGCTGCAGCGCCACCACCAGGAGCTCAAGGA CACGTACCAGGAGCTGACGCTCGCCCGCCAGCAGCTGCAGGACGACTACGAGAAGCTGAAGCGCGAGGAGGCCGACAAGTCGGCGAAGCTCAAGGAACTCAT TCAAAGCGTGGAGCGGCGTGAACAGGCCCGTGCTGACCTCAAGGGCTTGGAGGATACTGTAGCCAAGGAGCTGCAGACGTTGCACAATCTGCGCAAACTATTCGTACAGGACTTGCAG GCAAGGATAAAGAAATCAAACAATTCCGAGGAAGGCGCCGAGGAAGAGGGCGGTTCGTTGGCTCAGAAGCAGAAGATTTCATTCCTAGAGAACAACTTGGAACAGCTCACGAAGGTGCACAAGCAGCTGGTGCGCGACAACGCGGACCTGCGCTGTGAGGTGCCCAAGCTGGAGAAACGTCTGCGAGCCACCATGGAACGTGTCAAGGCGCTCGAGACCGCGCTCAAG GAAGCGAAGGACGGCGCTATGCGTGATCGTAAGAGATATCAATTTGAAGTTGATAGAATCAAAGAAGCTGTGCGTGCGAAGAATCTCGCTCGACGAGGCCCGCAAGCTCAAATTG CGAAACCCATCCGTGCCGGAGGCGGACACTTGGTGGGTGGCGGAGCCCCGGGCGTTGTACGACCTGCGCCAGCACAAGATATTAAACGAAAATCCATCATCGTTGGTGCACGAG atgaGAGTTGA